The segment GAGAGCTGATGCCAATTGTACCCATAATAGCTAACCGTACAAATTCCACCAATGCTCCCCCTTCCTCTTTAGCCTTCCCCAAACATCCCTCAGTGCCCCTCTTCCAAGACGACGTCATGTAGAGCAAACAACGACTTCTGACAAAACATCAGAATTCCCTACAGCTCCCAACGAGGGCCTACTTGACCCCTACTCCATAAATGTTACTTTACCGCTAACGAATTGTTTATCTATATTTTATGTATAGGTTAGCTCCTAGAATTAGCACACGGCACTTGAACACGGAGGAATAACCATGAGATGCTCACTTGGCTGTATCTCCATTGCAGGAGTGGGGGGGCTCATGCCTACACTTTGCAAACTTGCGAGCACCTATGCAACAAATCCAAGCGAACCACCGCCGGAGGCCGGATTATTTTGGGCCCTCGGCCTTTTTTTCTTTATCGGTTCAGTGTTGGCCATCGTCTTTGGCGAGAAGGAATTCAGACAGGCGTTCATCATTGGCGTTTGCGCTCCCGGTATCATCACGAACATGATGTCTGGGGTACAAGAAGGGAATGCAAATAGAGCAAGAGAGAGAATAAGTTATCTATTCACCGTAAGCGAGGCCTTCGCCCAGCCCCCCCATCTAGAAGTCATAGAAGCGAAAGACAGTAGAACAATATACATTGAGATGTCACAAATCGAGCAACATCAAAAATCACAAAAAATACAATTCTCCATCGATATTGAAGCCTATGGTCCCGGAAACAATATCCTTTTACGAAGCAGCTTGCCCGTTATCCCAGGTGCTATTCAAACGTCTATTCCAAAACAAACCAAAACCCTCGTTATTAAAGCCATGGGAACCGAAAAAACTGTCCACATCGACAGCACGCAAAACGATTCCGGCTTTCTTCAATTAGATTTCAAAACCTCAACCAATGATTTTTTGTGGGGGCTAGGATTCACTCGTGGAATCAAATTGGACCAGATCAATTCAACCTATATGCCCATCGATTCGACAACCGATCTAATAAAAAATGGAATTAAGTCTGTAACTGAAACTAAACTGACAAATTACACTATCACTGATGCTAACTACAAACTGGCACTCGAAAACATCGACAAATTCAATCAAACGAGCAACCCCGAAGTCAGGAAACTTATTGAGGAACAGATCTTCCAATCCTGGCACAACATCAACCAGCAATTGACCCCTTACTCTCCTAAATATGTCAAAATCAAAAAAAATCTCAACGAGATAAAAGCCAAAGCGGATGAGGCAGGGATCACAGCATTGACCAACAAAGAGTAGCCCCCGCAACAAAATCGATCCTAGATCACGGCTGTTCGATTCATTATGGTTTTTTCCAACATACTTAATAGCAGCACTCAAAAACATCCCAAAAATAAGCAGCCGCGGAGCTCTATAGCCGGGGCTGTTTATTTTTCTCATTATTTAATCCCGCCAACCCTAAAGTAACTCCTCCACGAAGACGATGAGACTCCCAGCACGGGGATAAACAGGAGCCAAAGGATCGGCTCCGACGGAACCAAGGATTCGGTTCCACCACTTATCCCACCGCTATCCATATCCGCCGGCATGGACGCCGGCACCGAAGCTTTCATGGAGGAAAGTGACATGTCGATGGTTATCAATAATAACCTGATGGCGATGAACGCCGCTCGCAATCTGAGCAATTCCTTTGGAGCCCTTTCCGTTTCCGTCCGCCGACTTTCTTCCGGTCTGCGCATCGGTACAGCTGCCGACGATGCAGCGGGAATGGCTATTCGTGAAATCATGCGCTCGGACATTGCCGCCCTGAATCAGGGTGTGCGCAATGCCAATGACGCCATATCCATGTTGCAAACCGCAGATGGAGCGCTGGCCGTCATCGATGAAAAGTTGATACGCATGAAGGAACTGGCCGAACAGGCCGCAACTGGTACTTATAACTCCGACCAACGTCTGATCCTGGATTCAGAATATCAGGCCATGGCCTCGGAAATCACCCGTATTGCCAACGCCACGGATTTCAACGGGCTGTACCTCTTGAATGGCAACCTCTCCAGCTCGACCCACGATGGTTCCGGCCTGACTCCTTCGGGCAAGATGAAGATTCACTTTGGAACGGCCAACGACAGCGCCGAAGACTATTACTACATCCAGATCGGCAATGCCACGGCCTCGGCCCTTGGCGTGGGCAATCAGGCAGTTGCAGGAGCTGGATTCGCCATTTCCACCCAGTCGGCGGCACAGAATGCTCTGGATGGTATCAATGATGCCATCGTATCCAAGGACAAGATTCGAGCCGGGCTGGGAGCCATGCAGAACCGTCTTGAGAACACCATCACCAACCTGCAGATTCAGGCCGAGAATCTCTCCGCCTCTGAATCTCGCATCTCGGACGTGGATGTAGCTCTGGAAATGACTAATTTCGTGAAGCAGCAAATCCTGTCGCAGGCAGCCACGGCCATGCTGGCCCAGGCCAACTCGCTGCCGCGCATGGCCATGCAGTTACTCGGCGGATAATGGATAAACAGCAACGATAAAAGCAAATAACCATCGACGAACCGGGCCACGCATATGTGGTCCGGTCTCGTGCGTCCCCGGTGGCATCAACATTGCATTTTCAGCGATGTTAAACCGCTAACCGGAAATTTCTGCACGAGAGGAACAAGCGTATGGCAGGCGACTACCTTACCTCAGGCGCCATCCACTTCACGGGATTGGGCAATGGAACCGACTTCGATTCCATCATCCAAGCTATGGTCAAAGCCCAGAGCTTTCATAAAAACAGGCTCGAATCATGGAAAGCGGATTGGGAAGACAAGCAGACGGCTTTTCAGGACCTGAACACCACACTGCTGTCCCTCAAGACTCACATGCAGTCCATGGACAAGCCCAGTGAATTTTTCGTCAAGAACGTCACGTCCACAGACGAGGACGTACTCACTGCCACGGCAGATAGCGACGCTGCAGAGGGTAACCATCTCATTCTGGTGAACCAATTGGCCCAGAACAAGATCCAAACCAACAGCACCGGGTATGCCGATCCCACCACTGTCATCAACAGCACGGGATCGGATCAGACCATCGTTTTGAACTATAATGGGAAGGCCGCTGTCACCATCACCATCCCGGACGGCACCACACTGGCCGGTGCGCTGAACATGATCAACAAGGACGCCGACAATCCCGGCGTCCGGGCATCCATTGTCAGTGACGGGTCCTCTTCCTATCTCCAGATGCGGGGCATGGACATGGGCTCGGGAGCGACATTATCCTTGGCAGGTTCCACCCTGTCCGGTTACGACGATACCGGGGGCAACTGGGACGTCAACCAGGCCAATCAGAACGCCCAGATTCGAGTGGATGGCTGGCCCATATCCACCTGGATCGAATCGGACACCAACACCATCACCGATGCGGTGGAAGGGGTCTCGTTCTCGTTGAAGAGCATTCCCTTCGGACAATCCAACGCCTCGATCACGCTTTCCATCGCCAACGACAATAGTGCCATCAAGGAAAACGTGCGTGGCTTCGTGGACAAGATCAACGAAGTGCGTTCGGAACTCATCAACCTCACAAAGTTCGATGAAAACATGGAGAGGGGGGCTCTCCTGCAGGGTAACTACGGCCTGCAGCTCATCTCGACCAAGCTCAAGGATGTCACCTCGCAAAAGGGTGTGGGCTTCGATTACGACGACGATGTCATCTCCACCTTATCCCAAATCGGCATCATGACCGACGCGGAAGAAGGTTCGGCCACCCGTGGTCTGTTGATGTTCGACGAGGAAATCTTTGATGAGGCCATGAAAACCGACCCCGACGCGGTCTCAAGCTTCTTCAGTGCCTATTTCTCGGGAGATACCAACTCCTCTGATTTCACCTACGATTCTCATATTTCCGGAGTCACAAAGGCCGGAACCTATGCTGTGGAATACACCGTTGATGGGAGTGGCACCATCACCTCAGCGACCATCGGTGGTCAAACGGCCAGCATCATTGGAAGCCAAATGACTGGCCCCTCGGGCACGGATATGGCCGGTCTGGTGATCAATGCTGTCAATCTGTCCGCTGGCACCTATACAGGTGAAGTCAGGTTGAAGCTTGGTAAGGCAGGCCAAATGGTCGAAACGCTGGATGAAATCACCAGTACCGTTGATGGGCCGCTGCACATCTTGGAAGATAACTACCAGGACATCATCGATGACATCGACAAGAAGATTGATTACGAAACAGATCGAATCACACGTATGGAACGCATGACGCGCAGTAGGTTTGCTCGGCTGGAATCGACATTGTCCTATTATGACAGTATGATGAAGTCGTTGGATAGCCAGATCAGTTCGCTGAGCTCAAAGTAGCCGCAGGACCAGGGAGTCATACATGATCAAGGGCGCACAAGCGTATTTTGCAACTCAGGTGACCACCACGTCGCAGAGCGACGTCTTGCTCATGCTCTATGACGGGGCCATCAAATTCCTGAATCAGTCCAAGGTCAAGATCGAGGAGAAGAACTACGCCGAAAAGGGCATCCTCATCTCCAAGGCCATGGATATCATCGGAGAACTGGACAGCAGCCTGAATCCGGAAAAGGGTGGCGAAGTTGCCCAGAACCTCCACCAACTCTACTTCTATTGCAACGCCAGATTACTACGCGCCAACATGGACATGAACACCGAGCTTGTGGACGAGGTTGTCCGCATCCTGAGTTCACTGCGTGAAGCCTTCGAAACCATCAAGGGTGATGCGCCTGAAGTTGCCGCCCCCACAGGCGCAGTTCCCCAGGCGCGGCCCATGGCTGCAGCGCCCAAACAGCTGGGATCACCCATGGTCTCAGCCGCTCGTGTCAGCAGAGCCTACGGGGCAGGCCAGCCCAACCCGGCACAGAATGGCGAAGCACCAGAACAGGCACCATCCGCTCCCACTGCTCCCGTTGCACCCCAGGTCGCGCAGCAAAGTCCCGCGCCAGAACCTGTGGTGCCTCAGACTGCAACGCTGCCAAAGCAATCACCCGAAACCTCTACGCCTCAGAGCGCAACGCCATCAGGTGAACCTCAAAAGAAGGCACCGACCCTTGTCAGGCCGGCACCTTCTCCGACAGGGCCAACCCTGGTTGCACCCGCAAAGAAGCCAACTCCGTTGCGCAAGCCCGGCCTGCCCGGCGCCTATGGCCGCCAGGGCCCCAAGAGCTAGCCATGTCCGCCGTGGGCGCTCCTATCCCCGTACTGCATATTACGGGAAGCCTTGGGCTGGGCGGTACAGAGAAGACCCTTCAGCTCTTTGTCAGCCACCTGGACAAAGCCCGCTTTAGCCCTTCGGTCTTTGCCTTTGAAGACGGCCCCCGGCGCGCCATGCTCGCAGCCAAAGGCATCGACGTCTTCGTCGGAGGCGATCTGCTGGTCATCCTGCAGCGCCTGCGCCCCGCCATCGTACATCTTCATCGCCCCGGCTGGCCCGATCCCAAGGTCCTCCGACTGCTCAGACTGGCTGGCGTTCCTGCCGTGGTTGAGACCAACGTCTTTGGCCGCTTCGAC is part of the Desulfovibrio ferrophilus genome and harbors:
- a CDS encoding flagellin — protein: MSMVINNNLMAMNAARNLSNSFGALSVSVRRLSSGLRIGTAADDAAGMAIREIMRSDIAALNQGVRNANDAISMLQTADGALAVIDEKLIRMKELAEQAATGTYNSDQRLILDSEYQAMASEITRIANATDFNGLYLLNGNLSSSTHDGSGLTPSGKMKIHFGTANDSAEDYYYIQIGNATASALGVGNQAVAGAGFAISTQSAAQNALDGINDAIVSKDKIRAGLGAMQNRLENTITNLQIQAENLSASESRISDVDVALEMTNFVKQQILSQAATAMLAQANSLPRMAMQLLGG
- the fliD gene encoding flagellar filament capping protein FliD, with product MAGDYLTSGAIHFTGLGNGTDFDSIIQAMVKAQSFHKNRLESWKADWEDKQTAFQDLNTTLLSLKTHMQSMDKPSEFFVKNVTSTDEDVLTATADSDAAEGNHLILVNQLAQNKIQTNSTGYADPTTVINSTGSDQTIVLNYNGKAAVTITIPDGTTLAGALNMINKDADNPGVRASIVSDGSSSYLQMRGMDMGSGATLSLAGSTLSGYDDTGGNWDVNQANQNAQIRVDGWPISTWIESDTNTITDAVEGVSFSLKSIPFGQSNASITLSIANDNSAIKENVRGFVDKINEVRSELINLTKFDENMERGALLQGNYGLQLISTKLKDVTSQKGVGFDYDDDVISTLSQIGIMTDAEEGSATRGLLMFDEEIFDEAMKTDPDAVSSFFSAYFSGDTNSSDFTYDSHISGVTKAGTYAVEYTVDGSGTITSATIGGQTASIIGSQMTGPSGTDMAGLVINAVNLSAGTYTGEVRLKLGKAGQMVETLDEITSTVDGPLHILEDNYQDIIDDIDKKIDYETDRITRMERMTRSRFARLESTLSYYDSMMKSLDSQISSLSSK
- the fliS gene encoding flagellar export chaperone FliS; this encodes MIKGAQAYFATQVTTTSQSDVLLMLYDGAIKFLNQSKVKIEEKNYAEKGILISKAMDIIGELDSSLNPEKGGEVAQNLHQLYFYCNARLLRANMDMNTELVDEVVRILSSLREAFETIKGDAPEVAAPTGAVPQARPMAAAPKQLGSPMVSAARVSRAYGAGQPNPAQNGEAPEQAPSAPTAPVAPQVAQQSPAPEPVVPQTATLPKQSPETSTPQSATPSGEPQKKAPTLVRPAPSPTGPTLVAPAKKPTPLRKPGLPGAYGRQGPKS